A single genomic interval of Saccharomyces eubayanus strain FM1318 chromosome IV, whole genome shotgun sequence harbors:
- the ARF1 gene encoding Arf family GTPase ARF1, with the protein MGLFASKLFSNLFGNKEMRILMVGLDGAGKTTVLYKLKLGEVITTIPTIGFNVETVQYKNIAFTVWDVGGQDRIRSLWRHYYRNTEGVIFVVDSNDRSRIGEAREVMQRMLNEDELRNAAWLVFANKQDLPEAMSAAEITEKLGLHSIRNRPWFIQATCATSGEGLYEGLEWLSNSLKNST; encoded by the coding sequence atggGTTTGTTTGCCTCGAAGTTGTTCAGTAACCTTTTTGGTAACAAGGAAATGCGTATTCTTATGGTGGGTCTAGATGGTGCTGGTAAGACCACCGTTTTGTACAAGTTGAAGTTGGGTGAGGTCATCACTACCATTCCAACAATTGGTTTCAATGTCGAAACTGTCCAATATAAGAACATTGCATTCACAGTCTGGGATGTCGGTGGACAAGACAGAATTAGATCTCTATGGAGACATTATTACAGAAACACTGAAGGTGTTATTTTCGTTGTTGATTCCAACGATAGATCACGTATTGGTGAAGCTAGAGAAGTCATGCAAAGAATGTTGAACGAAGATGAATTGAGAAATGCCGCTTGGTTGGTTTTCGCCAACAAACAAGATTTGCCAGAAGCTATGTCTGCTGCTGAAATCACCGAAAAATTAGGTTTACACTCTATCAGAAACCGTCCATGGTTCATTCAAGCCACTTGTGCTACCTCAGGTGAAGGTTTGTACGAAGGTCTGGAATGGTTAAGTAacagtttgaaaaactcGACTTAA
- the NUS1 gene encoding ditrans,polycis-polyprenyl diphosphate synthase — protein MPTMIKKDDKTMDPPNEKPHKKIERDDIPESSNHIPPPEASVLRGGKINSKTRAMKAVTSIIVNTDEKPQKSSNKVDGAEKPETGHWSSNIGKFEYIFYKFLLVMLYICFGLFRYGQYQYNKMKLRIFSIIYNHAYTPQLIRQDVVSLKKIPKRLAAILEIKPVGDVGGGVTGLLNDASEIVCWTVSAGIKHLVLYDYDGLLQRNVPELRKEIHSNLAKYFGPSHVPNYAVKIPHSNKTFYNLDGIESETDSGEVVNGNDEGSGIAIEVSLLSNRDGRETIVDLTKTMAELCSVNELSVSDITMDLVDSELKQLVGPEPDLLLYFGPSLDLQGFPPWHIRLTEFYWEKDNNEVIYSVFIRGLRQYAGCKVNVGK, from the coding sequence ATGCCCACGATGATcaaaaaagatgataaaACAATGGACCCCCCTAATGAAAAGCCACATAAGAAGATCGAGAGGGATGATATCCCAGAGTCTTCCAACCATATCCCCCCTCCAGAAGCTAGTGTGTTAAGGGGTGGTAAGATTAATTCAAAAACCAGAGCCATGAAGGCTGTTACAAGTATCATAGTAAACACCGATGAGAAGCCCCAAAAGTCGAGCAATAAAGTCGATGGAGCCGAAAAGCCGGAGACAGGGCATTGGAGCAGTAACATAGGCAAATTTGAGTACATTTTTTACAAGTTTTTGCTTGTGATGCTATACATCTGTTTTGGGTTGTTCCGATACGGCCAATACCAATATAATAAGATGAAATTAAGGATCTTCAGTATTATCTACAATCATGCGTACACGCCGCAATTGATTAGACAGGACGTtgtgtctttgaaaaaaattcctaAAAGGTTAGCTGCCATCTTGGAAATCAAGCCCGTTGGTGATGTTGGTGGTGGTGTTACAGGTTTATTAAATGATGCGAGTGAAATTGTTTGTTGGACCGTATCAGCCGGCATAAAACATTTGGTATTATATGACTATGACGGATTATTACAAAGAAATGTTCCAGAATTGAGGAAGGAGATTCACTCGAACTTAGCTAAATACTTTGGACCATCTCATGTCCCAAACTATGCTGTTAAAATACCTCACTCCAACAAGACATTTTATAACTTGGATGGAATTGAATCCGAAACTGACAGTGGTGAGGTAGTAAACGGCAACGATGAAGGAAGCGGAATCGCTATTGAAGTGTCTTTGCTGTCCAACAGAGATGGTAGAGAGACGATTGTTGATTTAACCAAGACCATGGCTGAGTTATGCTCGGTCAACGAATTAAGCGTTTCTGACATTACCATGGACTTAGTTGACTCGGAGCTAAAACAGCTAGTGGGACCTGAACCAGATTTATTGTTGTATTTTGGGCCTTCGTTGGATCTACAAGGGTTCCCACCTTGGCATATCAGATTAACCGAATTTTATTGGGAAAAGGATAACAACGAGGTCATATACTCCGTTTTCATTCGCGGGTTAAGACAGTACGCAGGGTGTAAAGTGAACGTTGGCAAATGA
- the SEC31 gene encoding Sec31p: MVKLAEFSRTATFTWSHDKIPLLVSGTVSGTVDANFSTDSSLELWSLLTTDSEKPVASLQVDSKFNDLDWSHNNKTIAGALDNGTLELYSVGDAHDTIVSTAKFSNHSSSVKTVKFNSKQDNVLASGGNNGEIFIWDMNKCTESPSSYTPLTPGQSMSSVDEVNSLAWNQSLAHVFASAGSSNFASIWDLKAKKEVIHLSYTSPNSGIKQQLSVVEWHPKNSTRVATATGSDNDPSILVWDLRNANTPLQTLSQGHQKGILSLDWCHQDENLLLSSGRDNTVLLWNPESAEQLSQFPTRGNWCFKTKFAPEAPDLFACASFDNRIEVQTLQNLTNTLDEQESETKQQESDTDFWNNVSREESKEKPTVFHLQAPSWYGEPSPAAHWAFGGKLVQITPDGKGVSITNPKVSGLEPNTALSEALKSKDFKPLINQRLVKVIDDVNEEDWNLLEKLSMDGTDEFLKEAFAFDNDDSDAQDDAASDNQDDGEEFFQQIETNFQPKNNFTLADNIEHTISKNLVSGNIKSAVKNSLKNDLLMEAMIIALDSNDERLKESVKSAYFTKYGSKSSLSRILYSISQKKVDDLVENLDVSQWKLIFKAIQNLHPNDVTRKNEMLIKLGDRLKENGHRQDSLTLYLAAGSLDKVASIWLAEFSDLEDKLKEDSKTVYEAHSECLTEFIERFTVFSSFIHGNITINNEQLISKFLEFINLTTSTGNFELATEFLNTLPSDNEEVKTEKARVLTASGKSLAVQNATATATRKGKYANPKVNKNVPVPPTSGMPSTTSISGMQTPYYGVTPATGAGAPKPYVPTVTAAVPVHTDGKYAPPHQPSMASPFANRTNSSTRLNSFAPPPNPYATAAAASTTTTSAPTFPQNSFAPIQPGMPIMNDFNAQSSSIPPHSPINAVSGQTPHLNRKANDGWNDLPLKVKERPSRAKAVSVAPPNILSAATSSNGVPTYAANTMPPPPLSRAPSSVSMVSPPPHKSSRVPSLVATSESPRASVSNPYAPSQSTQQPPVGIPSLKSPTPTPIQPPSSNPYAPPLQPRVATPLTSGVPSTSLPKASNPYAPAAAAQPNGSSYPSTNAYSNNHTMTPIASQPPISNKGAAGPPPVSMKKRSNKLASIDQKPPQAAAFPPSLSSSASPLQTSQPPTLATPTNTSTENVNNEVPADQQPIVDFLKEELARVTPLTPKEYTKQLKDCDKRLKILFYHLEKQDLITQPTIDRLHDLVALMKEKKYKEAMAVHADIATNHAQEGGNWLTGVKRLIGIAEATLN, translated from the coding sequence ATGGTCAAACTTGCTGAGTTTTCTCGAACAGCCACGTTCACGTGGTCACATGACAAAATCCCATTGTTGGTCTCTGGCACTGTGTCAGGCACCGTGGACGCCAATTTCTCCACGGATTCGTCTCTAGAGCTGTGGTCTCTGCTGACCACCGACTCGGAGAAGCCCGTGGCCTCTTTACAAGTCGACTCTAAATTCAATGACTTGGACTGGTCTCATAACAACAAAACCATTGCCGGTGCTCTAGATAATGGTACTTTGGAATTGTACTCTGTCGGTGACGCCCACGATACTATTGTCTCCACGGCCAAGTTTAGCAACCATTCTTCCTCCGTGAAGACCGTAAAATTCAACTCTAAGCAGGACAACGTTCTAGCCTCTGGTGGTAATAATGGCGAGATTTTCATCTGGGACATGAACAAATGCACCGAATCTCCCTCCAGCTACACTCCCTTGACCCCGGGCCAATCGATGTCGTCTGTTGACGAGGTCAATTCCCTGGCGTGGAACCAATCTCTGGCCCATGTCTTCGCATCTGCCGGGTCGTCTAATTTTGCATCTATTTGGGACTTGAAGGCTAAAAAGGAAGTCATCCATCTAAGTTACACCTCGCCCAACTCAGGCATCAAGCAACAACTATCTGTTGTCGAATGGCATCCAAAGAACTCCACAAGAGTGGCAACCGCTACGGGCAGTGATAATGATCCATCTATCCTTGTCTGGGATTTAAGAAACGCAAACACTCCCTTGCAGACTTTGAGCCAAGGTCATCAAAAGGGTATTTTATCTCTAGACTGGTGCCACCAAGACGAAAACCTGCTGCTGTCCAGTGGCAGAGACAACACCGTGCTACTATGGAACCCTGAATCAGCTGAACAACTGTCTCAGTTCCCAACCCGTGGTAATTGGTGTTTCAAGACCAAGTTCGCACCAGAGGCTCCCGATCTATTTGCCTGTGCCTCCTTTGACAATAGGATTGAGGttcaaactcttcaaaatctaACAAATACTTTGGACGAACAAGAATCTGAAACTAAGCAACAAGAATCTGACACTGATTTCTGGAATAATGTGTCTCGAGAGGAATCGAAGGAGAAACCTACCGTTTTCCATTTACAGGCTCCATCTTGGTATGGAGAACCATCCCCAGCGGCCCACTGGGCTTTTGGTGGTAAACTGGTCCAAATTACCCCCGACGGTAAGGGTGTTTCCATCACAAACCCTAAAGTGTCAGGTTTAGAGCCAAACACCGCCCTGAGTGAAGCATTGAAATCTAAGGACTTTAAACCATTGATAAATCAAAGATTGGTTAAAGTTATTGATGACGTCAACGAAGAGGACTGGAACTTATTGGAAAAGCTATCCATGGATGGCACCGACGAGTTCTTAAAAGAAGCTTTTGCATTCGACAACGATGACTCTGATGCGCAGGATGATGCTGCCAGCGATAACCAAGATGACGGCGAAGAGTTCTTCCAACAAATTGAGACCAACTTTCAACCCAAGAACAACTTCACTTTGGCTGATAACATCGAACACACCATTTCTAAGAATTTGGTTTCTGGTAATATCAAAAGCGCAGTGAAaaactctttgaaaaatgactTGTTAATGGAGGCCATGATTATTGCATTGGACTCGAATGATGAAAGACTGAAGGAAAGCGTTAAAAGTGCTTACTTCACCAAGTATGGCTCCAAATCATCATTATCGAGAATACTATACTCCatttctcaaaagaaaGTGGACGACCTGGTTGAGAATCTGGATGTTTCCCAATGGAAATTAATTTTTAAGGCCATCCAAAACTTGCATCCAAATGACGTAACTcggaaaaatgaaatgttAATCAAATTGGGTGACAGGTTGAAGGAAAACGGTCATAGACAAGACTCATTGACCTTGTACCTGGCTGCTGGTTCATTAGATAAAGTAGCCTCAATTTGGTTGGCAGAGTTCTCAGATTTAGAAgacaaattgaaagagGACAGTAAGACAGTTTATGAAGCCCATTCTGAATGCCTAACTGAATTCATTGAGAGATTCACCGTCTTCTCTAGTTTCATCCATGGCAACATCACCATCAATAATGAACAACTGATTTCtaaatttttggaatttaTTAATTTGACTACTTCCACAGGTAATTTTGAACTAGCCACCGAATTCTTGAACACTCTACCAAGTGATAACGAAGAAGTTAAAACAGAGAAGGCCCGTGTTTTGACTGCCTCTGGTAAATCCTTGGCAGTGCAAAAcgcaacagcaacagcaacaagaaAGGGCAAATACGCAAACCCCAAGGTTAATAAGAACGTTCCGGTACCCCCAACTTCTGGAATGCCATCCACTACGTCTATTTCTGGTATGCAAACTCCATATTATGGAGTGACGCCAGCCACTGGCGCGGGTGCTCCAAAACCTTATGTCCCAACTGTCACTGCAGCTGTTCCTGTTCATACAGACGGCAAATATGCCCCACCACACCAACCTTCAATGGCCTCGCCTTTTGCTAACAGAACCAATAGCTCTACGAGATTAAACTCGTTCGCTCCTCCACCTAATCCATATGCTACCGCAGCAGCAGCTTCAACGACAACCACATCAGCTCCAACATTTCCACAAAACTCTTTTGCTCCCATTCAACCTGGAATGCCTATCATGAATGATTTCAACGCTCAGTCTAGTTCCATCCCTCCACATTCACCAATTAACGCTGTATCGGGTCAAACGCCACACCTCAACCGTAAGGCCAATGACGGTTGGAATGATTTACCATTGAAGGTCAAGGAAAGACCGTCCCGTGCTAAAGCTGTATCCGTTGCACCTCCAAATATTCTATCAGCTGCAACTTCATCGAACGGTGTTCCTACATATGCTGCTAATACCATGCCTCCACCTCCACTTTCAAGAGCTCCATCTTCTGTGTCAATGGTATCTCCACCTCCACACAAGTCGTCTAGAGTTCCATCGTTGGTTGCAACATCTGAGTCACCAAGGGCATCTGTTTCAAATCCATATGCTCCCTCTCAATCAACACAACAACCCCCTGTAGGAATTCCATCTCTAAAAAGCCCAACTCCAACTCCTATTCAACCACCATCATCTAACCCATATGCTCCTCCACTACAACCAAGAGTAGCCACACCATTGACTTCAGGTGTGCCTTCAACTTCTTTACCAAAGGCTTCCAATCCATATGCGCCAGCTGCCGCAGCTCAGCCAAATGGATCGTCCTATCCTTCAACCAATGCATACTCGAATAACCATACCATGACTCCTATAGCCTCTCAGCCTCCTATTTCCAATAAGGGAGCCGCTGGCCCACCTCCAGTTAgtatgaagaagaggagcAACAAATTGGCCAGTATAGATCAAAAGCCACCTCAGGCAGCTGCTTTTCCTCCATCACTTTCAAGTTCAGCCTCTCCGCTACAAACCTCCCAACCGCCAACACTGGCTACACCAACCAACACGTCCACTGAGAATGTGAATAATGAAGTCCCAGCAGATCAGCAACCTATTGTTGACTTtctaaaagaagaattggcTCGCGTGACACCTTTGACGCCAAAGGAGTACACAAAACAATTGAAGGACTGTGATAAAAGACTAAAGATCCTTTTCTACCATTTAGAAAAGCAAGATTTGATAACTCAACCAACAATCGATCGTCTACACGATTTAGTCGCActaatgaaagaaaagaaatataaaGAAGCTATGGCCGTCCACGCGGATATCGCTACAAACCATGCCCAAGAAGGTGGTAACTGGCTAACAGGTGTAAAGAGATTAATCGGCATAGCCGAAGCTACTCTAAATTAA
- the ASF2 gene encoding Asf2p has product MDGWKERRGSGQEHMSAKRGVVDRTIAYGATARSDPESDSSLSAEGEDAVVTKDHGSGKVRKNISLRKMKGKIKDLRSLISRYQENETLLVSSTNVMSGEIMDYEIRLAGLYGKMKSIMDENYVLKETRENHAAVERQPATPSSTDKEHGLEERALLVELKREVSAKLKDCKSIQNTVNAKLDEIHEFYEKYYGEFELKFADGGFQKGLAEELGNVKLELKNVRKNSQIKVNNLQIQLIEANKSLNLLKKDIKVKDDCLNCIPDLVNKTNNAILSYKKSIANQKETIEALQNELSRQLETQGQMAAELHAQTPTNVSLIDPFDEVEPTMBTKTKELLATQEKELQELRLLKNVNDQKHRTAQLHIEKQNNAIKLLKNHLQSLIQGRQPPQPHFYPFPVEHNIQQVRNWKAPKLIRGTPNESTKPPLLLPQHSKHQDSNAVAVETITGTKGSGAQLLLTAPPNKQSRPKDKLRIGFNFNQFPRPQEFWRQQPQILNQNSPRLSLPTTPNDELQENTKKESLAKVTTVESTTPNTTASDTTKVFNLTDPTPPSKTT; this is encoded by the coding sequence ATGGATGGATGGAAAGAAAGACGAGGATCAGGACAAGAGCACATGTCAGCAAAACGTGGCGTGGTAGACCGTACAATTGCATACGGTGCGACGGCCAGGAGCGATCCGGAGTCGGACTCATCCCTGAGCGCAGAGGGCGAAGATGCAGTGGTAACGAAGGATCATGGCAGTGGCAAGGTGCGGAAGAACATTTCGTtgaggaagatgaaaggCAAGATCAAAGACCTCCGGTCTTTGATCAGCCGCTACCAGGAGAACGAGACATTGCTGGTGTCTAGTACCAATGTAATGTCGGGTGAGATCATGGACTATGAAATTCGGCTAGCGGGCTTATATGGGAAAATGAAGAGTATCATGGACGAGAACTACGTGCTGAAGGAGACCCGAGAGAACCATGCCGCAGTGGAAAGGCAACCTGCCACACCGTCCTCAACCGATAAAGAACACGGCCTCGAGGAGCGTGCTTTGCTGGTTGAGCTGAAGAGAGAGGTCTCCGCAAAGCTAAAGGACTGCAAAAGCATCCAAAACACAGTGAATGCCAAACTGGATGAGATTCACGAGTTCTATGAGAAATACTACGGGGAGTTCGAACTAAAGTTTGCTGATGGGGGGTTCCAGAAAGGACTGGCGGAAGAACTGGGCAATGTAAAGCTAGAATTGAAGAACGTGAGGAAAAATTCGCAGATCAAAGTGAACAACCTGCAAATACAGCTGATCGAGGCAAACAAGTCCCTGAAcctcttgaaaaaagacatCAAAGTGAAGGATGACTGCCTGAACTGCATCCCCGACCTTGTGAACAAAACCAACAACGCGATTTTATCATACAAGAAGAGTATCGCCAATCAAAAGGAAACCATTGAAGCCTTACAGAACGAGTTGTCGCGACAGCTGGAAACGCAAGGACAAATGGCAGCGGAGTTGCACGCGCAAACACCCACCAATGTGAGTCTAATAGATCCCTTTGATGAAGTCGAGCCCACCATGRATACTAAAACCAAAGAGCTGTTAGCCACTCAGGAAAAGGAACTTCAAGAACTAAGGTTGCTAAAAAACGTAAACGACCAGAAACACCGCACCGCTCAGTTGCATATAGAAAAACAGAATAACGCCATTAAGCTGCTGAAGAACCATTTACAGTCATTGATCCAGGGACGGCAGCCACCACAGCCGCATTTCTATCCGTTCCCGGTGGAACATAACATTCAGCAAGTACGTAATTGGAAAGCTCCCAAGCTGATTCGCGGTACGCCAAATGAATCAACAAAGCCCCCTTTGCTCCTGCCACAGCACTCAAAACACCAGGACAGCAACGCAGTCGCCGTCGAAACCATCACTGGCACAAAGGGTAGCGGTGCCCAACTGCTCCTAACGGCGCCGCCCAACAAACAGTCGCGGCCTAAAGACAAGCTTCGAATCGGCTTCAATTTCAACCAGTTCCCAAGGCCACAAGAATTTTGGCGGCAACAACCACAGATCCTAAACCAAAATTCTCCGAGATTATCGTTGCCAACAACTCCAAACGACGAACTCCAAGAAAacacaaagaaagagagtCTGGCAAAAGTAACGACGGTTGAATCTACCACACCGAACACAACGGCTTCTGATACTACCAAGGTATTCAACTTGACAGATCCAACCCCGCCTTCCAAAACTACGTAA
- the GGC1 gene encoding Ggc1p, whose amino-acid sequence MTFIIRGCHCPKKNEKTRTITVFLIMLEREKNCESLCISVTFLNNVTIQIYTRIYINHISNLGDWHLVYRNSSHQTNLKYPKKGKMAQTDKKQSGLARLLGSASAGIMEIAVFHPVDTISKRLMSNHTKISSNQELNRVIFRDHFSEPLGKRLFTLFPGLGYAASYKVLQRVYKYGGQPFANEFLNKHYKQDFDSMFGEKTGKAMRSAAAGSLIGIGEIVLLPLDVLKIKRQTNPESFKGRGFIKILKDEGLFNLYRGWGWTAARNAPGSFALFGGNAFAKEYILGLEDYSQATWSQNFVSSIVGACASLIVSAPLDVIKTRIQNRNFDNPESGLKIVKNTLKNEGITAFFKGLTPKLLTTGPKLVFSFALAQSLIPKFDNLLSK is encoded by the coding sequence ATGACATTTATCATCCGCGGGTGCCATTGtccgaaaaaaaatgaaaaaacaagaacgatcacagtttttttgatcatGCTcgagagagaaaaaaactgtgAGTCACTGTGCATTTCTGTCACATTTCTTAATAATGTGACGatacaaatatatacacgtatatatataaatcaTATCTCTAATCTTGGCGATTGGCATTTGGTCTACCGAAACTCATCACACCAAACTAACCTCAAGtatccaaaaaaaggaaaaatggCTCAAACAGACAAGAAACAATCAGGATTGGCTCGTCTTTTGGGGTCTGCCTCTGCGGGCATCATGGAAATTGCTGTTTTCCACCCTGTGGACACCATCTCCAAGAGGCTGATGTCCAACCACACGAAGATCTCTTCTAATCAAGAACTGAACCGTGTTATTTTCCGTGATCACTTCAGCGAACCCTTGGGGAAGCGTCTGTTTACTCTGTTTCCGGGTCTTGGCTATGCTGCATCTTACAAAGTGTTGCAAAGAGTGTACAAGTATGGTGGTCAACCTTTTGCTAACgagtttttgaacaaaCACTACAAGCAAGATTTCGATAGCATGTTTGGCGAAAAAACCGGTAAGGCAATGAGATCCGCAGCTGCTGGTTCTTTGATTGGTATTGGTGAAATTGTTCTTTTGCCGCTGGATGTGCTAAAGATCAAGAGACAAACAAATCCCGAGTCCTTCAAAGGTAGAGGTTTTATCAAGATCTTGAAAGATGAAGGTCTGTTCAACTTGTATAGAGGTTGGGGCTGGACCGCTGCTAGAAATGCCCCCGGTTCGTTTGCCCTTTTCGGTGGTAATGCATTTGCCAAGGAATACATCTTGGGTTTGGAAGACTACTCTCAAGCCACCTGGTCCCAAAACTTCGTTTCCTCCATCGTCGGTGCCTGCGCTTCTTTAATCGTTTCTGCCCCACTGGATGTCATCAAGacaagaattcaaaatagAAATTTCGACAACCCTGAAAGTGGGCTGAAGATTGTCAAGAACACCTTGAAGAACGAAGGTATTACTGcgtttttcaaaggttTGACGCCTAAACTACTGACAACAGGTCCAAAATTGGTCTTCTCATTCGCATTGGCTCAATCTTTGATCCCCAAATTTGATAACTTATTGAGCAAATAG
- the SNF3 gene encoding glucose sensor: protein MDPNRNSSSETLRQEKQGFLDKALRRVKGIALRQSNRDKDSKADDVPISIQTPTDLQPQDFDRQSYVLSVLTDDISTIDNNSVLFSEPPQSQSMMMSIYVGVFVAVGGFLFGYDTGLINSITSMNYVKSHLAPNHDSFTAKQMSILVSFLSLGTFFGALTAPFISDTYGRKPTIIFSTIVIFSIGNSLQVGAGGLTLLIVGRVISGIGIGAISAVVPLYQAEATHKSLRGAIISTYQWAITWGLLVSSAVSQGTHSRNDASSYRIPIGLQYVWSSILAIGMFFLPESPRYYVLKDKLDEAAKSLSFLRGVPVHDSGLLEELVEIKATYDYEASFGTSNFVDCFISSKSRPKQTLRMFTGIALQAFQQFSGINFIFYYGVNFFNKTGVSKSYLVSFITYAVNVIFNVPGLFFVEFFGRRKVLVVGGIIMTIANFIVAIVGCSLKTVAAAKVMIAFICLFIASFSATWGGVVWVISAELYPLGVRSKCTAICAAANWLVNFICALITPYIVDTGSHTSSLGAKIFFIWGSLNALGVIVVYLTVYETKGLTLEEIDELYSKSSSGVVSPKFNKDIRERALKFQYDPLQRLENGKNSLIAAQNSSDDQTPRNDFRDTTAGEAEHSPNHQQMQIISETVGLPTTTEIPLVPSKDIDVMIPVNRPLESISVPQAEGTTEILTNYVDLGNGLGLNTYNRGPPSLSSDSSEDYAEDEIGGTSFQADQGNRNTMNDINDYMARLIHSDSAASNTTDKLSGNQSTIRYHTASSRSDSTDEETDSMDLGNGLALNAYNRGPPSILMNSSDDEDETSDTMNAGGDLSATQERMAQFAQSYTNKRSGPVPETPSFVLHSSFPVLARSDSKPSDADYETPPSNEERILKHSVKGDNDSE, encoded by the coding sequence atggATCCTAATCGGAATAGCTCTAGTGAAACACTACGCCAAGAGAAACAGGGTTTCCTAGACAAAGCTCTTCGGAGGGTAAAAGGCATAGCACTGCGACAAAGCAATAGGGACAAAGACTCTAAAGCCGATGATGTGCCGATTAGTATACAAACTCCAACAGACTTACAGCCGCAGGATTTTGATAGGCAGTCTTATGTATTGTCCGTGCTTACGGACGACATTTCCACCATTGATAATAACTCAGTATTATTTTCAGAGCCTCCACAGAGCCAATCTATGATGATGTCTATATACGTAGGTGTatttgttgctgttggtgGCTTTCTGTTTGGTTACGATACAGGTCTGATCAATAGCATCACTTCTATGAACTATGTGAAGTCGCATCTAGCACCCAATCACGATTCGTTTACTGCTAAACAGATGTCTATCTTGGTGTCATTTTTATCGCTTGGGACTTTTTTTGGGGCTCTGACTGCCCCTTTTATATCTGATACGTATGGCAGAAAGCCCACTATCATTTTTAGTACAATCGTCATCTTTTCTATTGGGAACTCCTTACAAGTGGGTGCTGGAGGGCTTACCTTATTAATCGTGGGAAGGGTCATATCTGGTATTGGGATAGGAGCAATTTCGGCAGTGGTGCCATTGTATCAGGCAGAAGCAACACACAAATCATTGAGAGGTGCTATTATTTCCACTTACCAATGGGCGATCACTTGGGGTTTATTAGTGTCAAGCGCAGTGTCTCAAGGAACACACTCAAGAAACGATGCGTCTTCATATCGGATACCCATTGGGTTGCAATATGTTTGGTCATCGATCCTAGCTATTGGGATGTTTTTTCTACCAGAAAGTCCGCGTTATTATGTGCTAAAGGATAAACTAGATGAAGCCGCCAAATCTTTATCGTTTTTGAGAGGTGTTCCGGTCCATGATTCTGGGCTACTGGAAGAGCTGGTCGAAATAAAGGCCACTTATGATTATGAGGCATCTTTTGGTACCTCCAATTTTGTAGATTGCTTCATTTCAAGTAAAAGTAGGCCGAAGCAAACCTTAAGAATGTTTACGGGAATTGCTCTCCAAGCATTTCAACAATTCTCAGGCATcaatttcatattttacTACGGtgtgaattttttcaataagaCAGGGGTCAGTAAAAGTTATTTGGTTTCATTTATAACTTACGCTGTTAATGTTATCTTCAATGTTCCCGGTTTATTCTTTGTGGAATTTTTTGGTAGGCGTAAGGTCTTGGTTGTTGGTGGAATAATAATGACTATAGCGAACTTTATTGTCGCAATTGTTGGTTGTTCCTTAAAAACAGTAGCGGCTGCAAAAGTTATGATTGCATTCATATGTTTATTCATAGCTTCTTTTTCTGCCACTTGGGGTGGTGTCGTTTGGGTCATCTCTGCAGAATTGTATCCATTGGGCGTGAGGTCTAAGTGTACCGCTATATGTGCTGCAGCAAACTGGCTTGTAAATTTTATTTGTGCTTTAATTACCCCCTATATCGTGGACACTGGCTCTCATACATCGTCATTAGGCgccaaaatattctttatttggGGCTCTTTGAATGCATTGGGGGTAATAGTGGTTTATTTGACTGTTTATGAGACAAAGGGTTTGACactagaagaaattgatgaGTTATACAGTAAGTCATCTTCAGGTGTTGTTTCGCCAAAATTCAATAAGGATATAAGAGAACGTGCATTAAAATTTCAGTACGATCCTTTACAAAGATTAGAAAATGGTAAGAATAGTCTCATTGCTGCACAAAACAGTTCTGATGACCAAACACCAAGGAATGATTTTAGAGATACAACAGCAGGTGAAGCAGAGCATAGTCCGAACCATCAACAAATGCAAATCATTTCTGAAACTGTTGGTTTACCGACTACTACGGAAATCCCCCTAGTACCCAGTAAAGACATTGATGTAATGATCCCTGTGAACCGTCCCTTGGAGAGTATATCAGTTCCACAAGCCGAAGGGACTACTGAGATCCTAACTAACTATGTCGACTTAGGAAACGGTTTAGGTCTCAATACATATAACAGAGGACCTCCCTCGCTCTCAAGTGATTCAAGTGAAGATTAtgctgaagatgaaatagGCGGGACCTCATTTCAAGCTGATCAAGGCAACAGAAATACTATGAATGATATCAATGACTACATGGCGCGCTTAATCCACAGCGATTCTGCTGCAAGCAATACCACAGACAAATTGTCCGGTAACCAAAGTACAATTCGTTACCACACAGCTTCATCTCGTTCCGATAGCACCGATGAAGAGACTGATTCGATGGACCTAGGAAATGGCCTTGCTCTGAATGCGTATAACAGAGGACCGCCTTCAATTTTAATGAATTCCagcgatgatgaagatgagaCATCTGATACCATGAATGCAGGTGGTGATTTGAGTGCTACGCAAGAGCGCATGGCACAGTTTGCCCAGAGCTATACTAACAAGAGGAGTGGTCCGGTACCTGAAACTccatcttttgttttgcacAGTTCTTTCCCTGTGCTGGCTCGTAGTGATTCGAAACCGTCTGATGCCGATTACGAAACTCCTCCTTCAAACGAAGAAAGAATACTGAAGCATTCTGTAAAAGGGGACAATGATTCTGAATAG